From one Streptomyces sp. SCSIO 30461 genomic stretch:
- a CDS encoding extensin, with amino-acid sequence MKQIPGQEAIALLRTMTRVLCAVAVLALVFTTVNVTRFATSRDVPLPIAVLLDPMIGTALAGVLYVDARLASWGIRPPAWSTALRWGAGCTAALMNSWTSLWPDGQIGWPRRADPAAVLLHLTPALLLIALTETIAAYRRTVTELMERIATTQALGQHPLPTLSEPRSPQVGTDRPDPSSGLPPDKTDHTPVWNNVHATGLGSSRPLETVSDDTPCHHALAPAPPIGETATDPDVWPRAVALNTVARAATGNPVSVWRLRTDLRIGPRRARRIRERLLARDNDAPPAAD; translated from the coding sequence ATGAAGCAGATCCCAGGCCAAGAGGCAATCGCCCTGCTGCGCACCATGACCCGGGTGCTGTGCGCGGTCGCCGTCCTCGCCCTGGTCTTCACCACGGTCAACGTCACCCGCTTCGCCACCAGCCGGGACGTCCCCCTGCCCATCGCCGTCCTCCTCGACCCCATGATCGGCACCGCGCTCGCCGGCGTCCTGTACGTGGACGCACGCCTGGCCTCCTGGGGGATCCGCCCACCGGCCTGGTCGACCGCTCTGCGATGGGGCGCCGGATGCACCGCAGCGCTCATGAACTCCTGGACAAGCCTGTGGCCCGACGGACAGATCGGCTGGCCCCGAAGGGCCGATCCGGCAGCCGTCCTGCTGCACCTCACCCCCGCCCTGCTCCTGATCGCCCTGACGGAAACGATCGCCGCCTACCGACGGACCGTCACCGAACTCATGGAACGAATCGCCACCACCCAGGCCCTCGGACAACACCCCCTGCCCACGCTCAGCGAACCCCGATCGCCCCAGGTCGGCACCGACCGTCCCGATCCGTCGAGCGGGCTCCCCCCAGACAAAACCGACCACACACCCGTCTGGAACAACGTCCACGCCACCGGCCTTGGCTCAAGCCGACCCCTCGAGACGGTCAGCGACGACACCCCCTGTCACCACGCACTGGCGCCCGCTCCCCCGATCGGCGAGACGGCCACAGACCCCGACGTATGGCCACGCGCGGTAGCCCTGAACACAGTGGCACGCGCTGCTACCGGAAACCCGGTCAGCGTCTGGCGGCTCCGCACCGATCTGCGCATCGGTCCGCGACGTGCCCGCCGGATCCGCGAACGCCTCCTTGCCCGGGACAACGACGCTCCACCCGCCGCCGATTGA
- a CDS encoding bifunctional lytic transglycosylase/C40 family peptidase has protein sequence MSSLFAKAVGGIGCTILALPLLAVFIVAALLGGLSSAGGTAAPPSRYARTDIPARMLALYQRAAPQCPGLSWTVLAAIGKVETNHARHPTMVSSAGAVGPMQFLPSTFKAYAYPVPPGGKKPPTPWDPVDAVYAAARLLCANGAKNGRNLRRAIWHYNHDDAYVNQVLRISDGYAAATHAPAGAAAEAVSFARAQLGTAYVWGGNGPADGGFDCSGLTQAAYRAAGIRIPRVAQAQYDAGPHVSRGTQLAPGDLLFFGTGPRSITHVSIYTGGGQAIDAPRPGTVVRESPARADSPSFQGATRPSMRAGGAR, from the coding sequence GTGAGCTCCCTGTTCGCCAAGGCCGTCGGAGGCATCGGCTGCACGATCCTCGCCCTGCCCCTGCTGGCCGTCTTCATCGTCGCCGCGCTGCTGGGCGGACTGTCCTCGGCCGGCGGCACGGCGGCCCCGCCGAGTAGGTATGCACGCACGGACATCCCCGCGCGCATGCTCGCCCTCTATCAGCGCGCCGCCCCTCAGTGCCCTGGCCTGTCCTGGACAGTCCTCGCCGCGATCGGCAAGGTCGAGACCAACCACGCACGCCACCCCACCATGGTGTCCTCGGCGGGAGCGGTGGGGCCGATGCAGTTCCTCCCATCCACCTTCAAGGCGTACGCCTATCCCGTACCGCCTGGCGGCAAGAAGCCACCCACTCCGTGGGACCCGGTCGACGCCGTCTACGCCGCCGCCCGGCTGCTGTGCGCCAACGGTGCGAAGAACGGCAGGAACCTGCGGCGCGCGATCTGGCACTACAACCACGATGACGCCTACGTGAACCAGGTGCTCCGGATCTCCGACGGGTACGCGGCGGCCACTCATGCCCCGGCCGGCGCCGCGGCCGAGGCCGTTTCCTTCGCCCGCGCCCAACTCGGCACCGCCTACGTGTGGGGTGGCAACGGTCCCGCTGACGGCGGCTTCGACTGCTCCGGCCTGACCCAGGCCGCCTACCGTGCGGCAGGCATCCGGATTCCCCGCGTCGCCCAGGCCCAGTACGACGCTGGCCCCCACGTCTCCAGGGGCACGCAACTGGCTCCCGGTGACCTGCTGTTCTTCGGTACCGGGCCCCGCAGCATCACCCATGTCTCGATCTACACCGGAGGCGGCCAGGCCATCGACGCCCCGCGTCCAGGAACTGTCGTACGCGAAAGTCCCGCCCGCGCCGACTCCCCTTCCTTTCAAGGCGCGACACGACCTTCCATGCGAGCAGGGGGCGCCCGATGA
- a CDS encoding helicase HerA domain-containing protein, with product MKAYLVHALGEPGGPLVDFLTHPETLGPAVLRAVVDWCAASAPILIPAVLVCTVCGHSARRRLRQRHQQRLAQGARCVEILAPPTVAPRGGEVLWAQLAGLLRPWWRRITTGQPHLAFEYAWSHTGLSIRLWLPGAVPLGLVRRAVEAAWPGAHTRVTEPAALLPSGHAVTAGRLRSARPDVLPLRTDHAADPLRALLQAATGMGEEESACVQILARPATGTALRRARRQARRLKAGHSPARPAALAAFLLHRAQPTSTGKLDPEHAAAVRQSAAKLSGAQWQCVLTYAATCSATAERAEDVARGRAHALASAFGLYADRNYLARTRLRHPQPRLSSRGFPFARPALLSVPELAALAHLPLDADAPGVQRAGARSVLPPPSIPEPAPGMGVKPLGHSDTGARRGVGLAVADARHHLHVMGATGSGKSTLIANLALDDVRHHRGVIVIDPKGDLVTDLLDRLPDTCADRLVLIDPDDPHIPPCLNVLDGPDIDVVVDNITGIFRRIFTAFWGPRTDDVMRAACLTLLKHRERTRQLVTLADVPRLLGESAFRLRIIPALQDPVLRGFWAWYESMSEPSRAAVVGPVMNKLRAFLLRDFARRAIAAGPSTFNLSSVLDGGILLARLPKGALGEETARLLGSFIVASTWQAAAARARTPEHTRIDATLSIDEAHNFLTLPYPLEDMLAEARGYRLSMLLAHQHLAQLPRDLREGISANARNKVFFSASPEDAGALERHTLPTLAAHDVAHLGPYQAAAHLLTGGAESAAFTLTTSPLPPPVPGRAKDLRAAASGRASPRTPTR from the coding sequence GTGAAGGCATACCTGGTCCACGCCCTGGGTGAGCCTGGCGGGCCGCTCGTGGACTTCCTCACCCACCCCGAGACGCTGGGGCCCGCCGTCCTCCGCGCCGTGGTCGACTGGTGCGCTGCGTCCGCGCCCATCCTGATCCCGGCCGTCCTCGTGTGCACAGTCTGTGGACACTCCGCCCGGCGCCGCCTGCGCCAGCGGCACCAGCAGCGCCTCGCACAAGGCGCCCGCTGTGTGGAGATCCTCGCGCCGCCGACGGTCGCGCCCCGGGGCGGTGAGGTCCTGTGGGCGCAGCTCGCCGGTCTCCTTCGCCCCTGGTGGCGCCGGATCACGACCGGCCAGCCGCATCTCGCCTTCGAGTACGCCTGGTCGCACACGGGGCTGTCCATCCGTCTGTGGTTGCCCGGCGCCGTACCGCTGGGCCTGGTACGCCGTGCAGTGGAAGCCGCTTGGCCCGGTGCCCACACCCGCGTCACCGAGCCTGCGGCCCTCCTCCCGTCCGGCCACGCGGTGACCGCCGGACGGCTGCGTTCGGCTCGTCCCGACGTCCTGCCACTGCGCACCGACCACGCCGCTGACCCGCTCCGAGCGCTGCTCCAAGCGGCCACGGGGATGGGCGAAGAGGAGTCCGCCTGTGTGCAGATCCTCGCCCGGCCCGCCACCGGGACCGCGCTGCGCCGGGCCCGCCGCCAGGCCCGCAGGCTGAAGGCCGGACACTCCCCCGCCCGTCCGGCCGCCCTGGCCGCGTTCCTCCTCCACCGCGCCCAACCCACCTCCACCGGCAAACTGGATCCCGAACACGCCGCTGCCGTAAGGCAGTCAGCCGCGAAACTCTCAGGCGCTCAGTGGCAGTGCGTCCTCACCTACGCCGCCACCTGCTCCGCCACAGCGGAGCGTGCCGAAGATGTGGCACGCGGCCGGGCTCATGCACTCGCGTCCGCCTTCGGCCTGTACGCCGACCGCAACTACCTGGCGCGCACCCGCCTGCGTCACCCCCAGCCGCGGCTGAGCTCCCGGGGCTTCCCGTTCGCGCGCCCGGCGCTGCTGTCGGTTCCCGAACTCGCCGCCCTCGCCCACCTGCCCCTCGATGCGGACGCTCCCGGCGTCCAGCGAGCCGGAGCCCGTTCGGTCCTGCCTCCCCCATCCATCCCCGAACCGGCTCCCGGCATGGGGGTCAAACCGCTGGGCCACTCGGACACCGGCGCTCGCCGCGGCGTCGGCCTCGCCGTCGCCGATGCCCGCCATCATCTGCATGTCATGGGTGCGACCGGCTCCGGAAAGTCCACCCTTATCGCGAACCTCGCCCTGGACGACGTACGGCATCACCGCGGCGTCATCGTCATCGACCCCAAGGGCGACCTGGTCACGGACCTGCTGGATCGGCTCCCGGACACGTGCGCCGACCGTCTCGTGCTGATCGACCCGGACGATCCGCACATCCCGCCCTGCCTGAACGTCCTGGACGGCCCGGACATCGATGTCGTCGTCGACAACATCACCGGCATCTTCCGCCGGATCTTCACCGCGTTCTGGGGACCACGGACCGACGACGTGATGCGCGCCGCCTGCCTGACCCTGCTCAAACACCGAGAACGCACCCGTCAGTTGGTCACCCTCGCCGACGTCCCCCGCCTGCTCGGCGAGTCCGCCTTCCGGCTGCGGATCATCCCCGCGCTCCAGGACCCCGTGCTGCGCGGCTTCTGGGCCTGGTACGAGTCGATGTCCGAACCCTCCCGCGCGGCCGTCGTCGGTCCCGTGATGAACAAGCTGCGGGCCTTCCTCCTACGCGACTTCGCCCGCCGTGCCATCGCCGCCGGACCCTCCACCTTCAACCTCAGCAGCGTGCTCGACGGCGGCATCCTGCTCGCCCGCCTGCCCAAGGGGGCACTCGGCGAGGAAACCGCCCGGCTGCTCGGCTCGTTCATCGTCGCCAGCACCTGGCAGGCCGCCGCCGCCCGCGCCCGTACGCCCGAGCACACCCGGATCGACGCCACCCTGAGCATCGACGAAGCCCACAACTTCCTGACCCTGCCCTACCCGCTGGAGGACATGCTCGCCGAGGCTCGCGGCTACCGCCTGTCCATGCTGTTGGCCCACCAGCACCTCGCGCAGCTCCCGCGCGACCTACGCGAAGGCATCTCCGCCAACGCCCGCAACAAAGTCTTCTTCAGCGCCTCCCCCGAAGACGCGGGCGCGCTGGAGCGCCACACCCTCCCGACCCTGGCCGCGCACGATGTCGCCCACCTCGGCCCCTACCAGGCCGCAGCCCACCTGCTGACCGGCGGCGCGGAGTCCGCCGCCTTCACCCTCACCACCAGCCCGCTGCCGCCTCCGGTGCCTGGCCGGGCCAAGGACCTGCGCGCGGCAGCCAGCGGCCGTGCAAGTCCCCGCACGCCCACCCGCTGA
- a CDS encoding VirB4 family type IV secretion system protein, giving the protein MTRLRSVRHRPMSTTPSLDAAELLDSVGPEAIEVHARALAIGAHLATTLVVTGYPAEVTPGWLAPLLNFPGHLDIALHIEPVPNPVAAAGLKKQRARLESGRRTGFDKGHLDDPEIEAAAADATELAYRIARGEGRLFQVSLYLTVHAPDEDTLAEQAAAVQAIAESLLMTLAPTTYRALPGWLATLPLGIDTLKIRRTFDTAALAACFPFTSPDLPITTGEDGTASGVLYGLNTASGAPVLWDRFAQDNYNSITLARSGSGKSYLAKLELLRLLFTGVTASVIDPEDEYVRLAETVGGHVIALGADGVRLNPFDLPAAGDSTEDVLTRRVLFLHTFLAVLLGADLTAAEKAVLDRAFLAAYERTGITTDSRTWQRTPPTLADLATVLAEDGSETANHLAARLAPFTTGSHARLFNGHSTTSTTGHLVVFALRQLPEEVKAPAMLLALDTIWRQVTHRTPPGRHLVVVDEAWLLMRDGAGASFLFRMAKAARKYWTGLAVITQDADDVLASPLGRAIVSNAATQLLLRQAPQAIDVISDNFHLCHGEREFLLSATRGEALLLTGDRRHKVALISVASPGEHEVITTDPGELAAHQHAEAASGADGPAGEDPLGADDEEWDL; this is encoded by the coding sequence ATGACCCGACTCCGCTCCGTCCGCCACCGCCCGATGTCCACGACCCCGAGCCTCGACGCCGCCGAACTGCTCGACTCCGTAGGCCCCGAGGCCATCGAGGTACACGCCCGCGCCCTCGCCATCGGCGCGCACCTGGCCACCACGCTCGTCGTCACCGGCTACCCCGCCGAGGTCACTCCCGGCTGGCTCGCGCCGCTGCTGAACTTCCCCGGCCACCTCGATATCGCACTGCACATCGAACCCGTACCCAACCCGGTCGCAGCCGCCGGCCTGAAGAAGCAGCGCGCCCGCCTGGAATCCGGCCGCCGCACCGGCTTCGACAAAGGCCACCTGGACGACCCGGAGATCGAAGCCGCCGCCGCGGACGCCACCGAACTCGCCTACCGCATCGCCCGAGGCGAGGGCAGACTCTTCCAGGTCTCCCTCTACCTGACCGTCCACGCGCCCGACGAGGACACCCTCGCCGAGCAGGCCGCCGCCGTACAAGCGATCGCCGAGTCCCTGCTCATGACACTCGCCCCGACCACGTACCGGGCCCTGCCGGGCTGGCTGGCCACCCTCCCCCTCGGCATCGACACGCTCAAGATCCGCCGCACCTTCGACACCGCCGCACTCGCCGCCTGCTTCCCCTTCACCAGCCCCGACCTGCCGATCACCACCGGCGAGGACGGCACGGCATCCGGGGTGCTGTACGGGCTGAACACGGCCTCCGGCGCGCCGGTGCTGTGGGACCGCTTCGCGCAGGACAACTACAACTCCATCACGCTGGCCCGCTCCGGCTCCGGCAAGTCGTACCTGGCCAAACTGGAGCTGCTTCGACTGCTGTTCACCGGCGTCACCGCCTCGGTCATCGACCCGGAGGACGAGTACGTCCGGCTCGCCGAAACCGTCGGCGGCCACGTCATCGCGCTCGGCGCCGACGGCGTACGCCTCAACCCCTTCGACCTTCCGGCGGCAGGGGACAGCACAGAGGATGTCCTGACGCGGCGCGTTCTGTTCCTGCACACCTTCCTTGCCGTCCTGCTGGGCGCCGACCTGACCGCGGCCGAGAAGGCAGTGCTGGACCGGGCGTTCCTCGCCGCGTACGAACGTACCGGGATCACCACGGACTCCCGCACCTGGCAGCGCACCCCGCCGACCCTCGCCGACCTGGCCACTGTCCTGGCCGAGGACGGCAGCGAGACGGCGAACCATCTCGCAGCCCGGCTCGCTCCCTTCACGACCGGCTCACACGCGCGGCTCTTCAACGGTCACAGCACCACCTCCACCACCGGGCACCTCGTAGTGTTCGCCCTGCGTCAGCTCCCGGAAGAGGTGAAGGCGCCGGCCATGCTGCTCGCGCTGGACACGATCTGGCGACAGGTCACCCATCGCACACCACCCGGACGACACCTTGTCGTGGTCGATGAAGCATGGCTGCTGATGCGCGATGGGGCGGGAGCCAGCTTCCTCTTCCGCATGGCCAAAGCCGCCCGCAAGTACTGGACCGGCCTCGCAGTGATCACCCAGGACGCAGACGACGTGCTCGCCTCCCCGCTCGGGAGGGCCATCGTCTCCAACGCCGCCACCCAGCTCCTGCTCCGCCAGGCCCCGCAGGCCATCGACGTGATCAGCGACAACTTCCACCTCTGCCATGGCGAGCGGGAGTTCCTGCTTTCCGCGACCCGCGGCGAGGCCCTGCTGCTGACCGGCGACCGGCGCCACAAGGTCGCCCTCATCAGCGTCGCGTCGCCCGGCGAACACGAAGTGATCACCACCGACCCTGGTGAACTCGCGGCCCACCAGCATGCGGAGGCGGCTTCCGGCGCCGACGGCCCAGCCGGGGAGGACCCCCTCGGCGCCGATGACGAGGAGTGGGACCTGTGA
- a CDS encoding replication-relaxation family protein gives MPALPRPAIGPGSRYTARASTTRRRPARHTDVAALSRVLTARDLWLLRMLHEHRVLTTHQIASLAYTSIRSAQRRLRTLHQRGVLDSFRPLVQTGSAPEHYTLGASGVAVLASHSGCDLGDLGWRPSHTGRIAYSPSLGHDLGVNELLIRLTAHGRTTPEAGLSFWLSERSCARRWGDIIRPDAYAHWYEGEKLLPFFLEYDTGSQPLGHVEAKLTGYAAFATQAGHRPALLIHTRTASRDQALRRRLAPPARTLGLFLATASADFTASSPWGPWWGPLEPGDTRRTTLTGLATRWSRLGPASELEPSDADTALTLPVPPLPPVSEAEA, from the coding sequence ATGCCCGCACTTCCCCGCCCCGCCATCGGCCCCGGCTCCCGCTATACCGCCCGCGCCTCCACCACTCGTCGGCGCCCCGCCCGGCACACCGATGTCGCCGCGCTCTCCCGCGTCCTCACAGCCCGCGACCTGTGGCTGCTGCGAATGCTCCACGAGCACCGGGTCCTCACCACCCACCAGATCGCCAGCCTCGCGTACACCTCCATCCGCTCGGCCCAGCGGCGCCTGCGCACCTTGCACCAGCGCGGCGTCCTCGACTCATTCCGTCCTCTGGTCCAGACCGGATCCGCCCCCGAGCACTACACCCTCGGAGCCTCCGGTGTCGCCGTCCTCGCCTCCCACTCCGGATGCGACCTCGGCGATCTCGGCTGGCGCCCCAGCCACACCGGCCGCATCGCCTACTCGCCGTCGCTGGGCCACGACCTCGGCGTGAACGAACTCCTCATCCGCCTCACCGCCCACGGCCGCACCACCCCGGAAGCCGGGCTGTCGTTCTGGCTGTCCGAGCGGTCCTGCGCCCGCCGCTGGGGCGACATCATCCGCCCCGACGCCTACGCACACTGGTACGAAGGCGAGAAACTGCTGCCGTTCTTCCTCGAATACGACACCGGCAGCCAGCCCCTCGGGCATGTCGAGGCGAAACTCACCGGGTACGCCGCCTTCGCCACACAAGCCGGCCACCGGCCGGCCCTGCTGATCCACACCCGCACCGCCTCGCGCGACCAGGCCCTCCGCCGCCGTCTCGCTCCCCCCGCGCGGACGCTGGGCCTCTTCCTCGCGACCGCGTCCGCGGACTTCACCGCCTCCAGCCCATGGGGTCCCTGGTGGGGCCCCCTTGAGCCCGGGGACACCCGCCGCACCACCCTTACAGGACTCGCCACGCGCTGGTCCCGGCTCGGTCCGGCATCCGAACTGGAACCGAGCGACGCCGACACCGCCCTCACCCTCCCGGTGCCCCCGCTCCCACCCGTATCTGAGGCGGAAGCGTGA